A single genomic interval of Penicillium psychrofluorescens genome assembly, chromosome: 2 harbors:
- a CDS encoding uncharacterized protein (ID:PFLUO_003147-T1.cds;~source:funannotate): protein MKFAAAILPLITVASAAPCIHGTSLMPRAPDGTVEVNDFNYTNTGGPLNWYGLDKSENSACSKGSRQSPIDIVTESSGYAKSGSIKFSVPNADNVKFENLGSGLEVVLTNGTLVTPHDSYKLAQFHFHTPSEHRINEEYFPMEAHFVFENTAGDVAVVGFLFELSQFGYSFPLFDSVFSHIDDIAAPGTYTRTDKLSFAGLINHFDAHGVYYYSGSLTTPPCTEGVAWYISTEPLPLNVQSYNAVKKVLKFNARYTQNALGQSNLLEVAAHDLNN, encoded by the coding sequence ATGAAGTTCGCCGCTGCCATCCTTCCGCTCATTACTGTGGCCTCTGCCGCGCCGTGCATTCATGGCACCTCGCTCATGCCTCGCGCCCCCGATGGCACTGTCGAGGTCAATGATTTCAACTACACCAATACCGGGGGCCCTCTGAACTGGTATGGTCTGGATAAGTCCGAGAACAGTGCTTGTTCCAAGGGTTCCCGCCAGTCGCCCATCGACATTGTCACCGAGTCCTCCGGCTACGCCAAGTCAGGCTCTATAAAGTTTAGCGTTCCCAACGCGGACAACGTCAAGTTCGAAAACTTGGGCTCCGGCCTCGAGGTTGTCCTGACCAATGGCACCCTGGTCACTCCGCACGATTCTTACAAGCTGGCCCAATTCCACTTCCATACCCCTAGCGAGCACAGAATAAATGAAGAGTACTTCCCGATGGAGGCTCACTTTGTGTTCGAGAACACGGCCGGTGATGTTGCCGTTGTTGGCTTCCTCTTTGAGCTCTCTCAATTCGGCTACTCGTTCCCTCTGTTCGACTCTGTCTTTTCGCACATCGACGATATTGCGGCTCCTGGCACCTACACCCGCACCGACAAGCTGAGCTTCGCCGGTCTAATCAACCACTTCGACGCCCACGGTGTCTACTACTACTCTGGCTCCCTCACCACTCCTCCTTGCACTGAGGGTGTTGCATGGTACATCTCGACTGAGCCGCTCCCTCTCAACGTCCAGAGCTACAACGCTGTCAAGAAGGTGCTCAAGTTCAACGCTCGCTATACCCAGAATGCTCTTGGCCAGTCTAACCTGCTTGAGGTTGCTGCTCACGATCTGAACAACTAA